ATACATAAATACGAGCTATAGCAACAGCTAGAGTGGAGATTATGAAATCAGAGGTGGATATATATTCATCTGTAACACAGaaacaacttgaaaagaaaaacaagtcCAAGGATTTTCCCGAATCGgttaaaaatgaaaaaaagagtaaGAAAGTGGTACATGACTTGTTTGTTCAAGGAACAAATGATTCTTCTATAGTCTCCAAAAGATCAGTCGAGATATTGTATGCTGACAAGGTAGATGAGAACccaaaacattttttccaatatttcGTCAAAAAGTCACCACGTCGTACACCCGTCATCAATAGAGGGTATTGGATTCGGATGAAATCTATTCGTATGGCAATTGACAAAATTGTAAAGCAACAACCGCATGGCCAGAGAATAAATATAATTAACCTAGGTTGTGGTTATGACCCACTACCGTTTCAATTACtcgatgatgaaaagaattATGATGTTAAATTATTCTGtattgatgttgatttcCCCGAGTTGATTGGCTATAAATCCCAAATGATTCGCATGGCACCGGAACTTACATCTTTAATTGGTGAAGAATATGACCAAAAAACTAATGCACCAGGTGTCACAATAAGGACTGATAGATATGCTACTATGGGATGTGATTTGACAGATAAGAAGTTGTATATTCAGCAATTAGACTCATTTATGGCCAATGATACTGCAACTACCAATATCTTCGTTGCAGAAGTCTCTCTAGCATATATGACACCAACTACCGCAAATCCTATAATTGAGACCTCATCAATGTTCAACaattctcattttcttaTTTTAGAGCAACTCATGCCTTCGGGGGAAAACCATCCATTTGCCAAACGGATGATCAATCactttaaaaaaatggagGCACCGTTACAGTGTGTACACACATATCCAACGATTGAAGACCAAATATCAAGATTCAAATCTTTAGGATACAATGAAGTCAATGCGAGAGATTTATTGGGTTGTTGGGAACTAGTTCCGCCAAAGTTAAGAATCAGAGTTGAACAAGTGGAAGCATTTGATGAATGGGAGGagtttatattttttggACAACATTATATTAATTTGCATGCCACCAATCAACGTGGAGTTGAAGTTTACCCATTTCAATATAAGCCATTATATCAGAACCTTTCCGTTACTAATTCGAAgtattattttgaaatacaACAAGAAGTTCCtcatattcaaagaaagttCCATTCCTGTTTTGAGCTAGGCGAAGCCAAGTTTCTAACCTCAGGTACAAACCAAGCCAGACTGGCAGATACCGTTTCTCTGATGAGTTGCGTTCACCCGGTGCACACTCCAAGCACCTTTAAAGCACGTGTAAGTGCTGCAAGCATTACTGTTAATAATCGTGCCTTTTTGATAGGTGGACGCAGAGTGCCTGGAATGGGTATAGATGAAGTCTGGGAATTTCTACAAAACGGTGAGAGATATGAATGGAGGCAAAGAAATCCCATGAATGAAGGGAGAGTCAAGCATACTGTAACACAGTATGAGGATGGTGTATTGGTATATGGTGGATCCGATGGCAACCAATTTTCATGGTACGATATCAAATCTGATGAATGGATTGCGTTGGATGGTCATAGTGAATTTCATGGCCTGGAGAGTGCAAAGTTGATTAACTGTAATAACGACATATTCCTTCTAGGCGGCAAGTATCATATCTGTGACTCTGAATCTCGCTTTGAGTTCAACTCTACCGTTTACAGGGTAGAAATAGATTTGAGGTGTAGGTCGTTCAGATTGGAAAGTGTTATGAAGCATGAAACGTTAGCTAGGTATGGATTTGGTGTTTTCTGGACTGGTAGCCAGGTTCTACTTATTGGAGGGGTCGGTAAAAAATTGTACAACCAAAACGACACCATTGTTGAACTCGATCTTAAAAAGAGGACGGTCAGATCAGTACCTCTTGATGACAAAACATGGGAACAAAATTCGATTATTATTGGTTCCGATGTTGTATCTGTTGATAAACAGGCATGGCTAGTATGTGGTGGTGCTGTGTGTTACGGATTTGGATCGGTTTGGGGCAAGATAATGGGCATAGGTATTGGTGCTGAGCCTACTAAAAGACTCGAAGTCTAAAACACTGGTGTGAGTTTGGATATCCTTTCACGGACTGTTTATGAAATATTATATATGTGctatatttatataatTGTTGATTATGTTCAATTAAGTTTAGCAAAATCATGAAGTGAAATTGGTATAAGGTGTAATAAGAAAATAGCATTCTCAGTATGAGGATGAATAAtgaataatttgaaatgTCCATTCTATGAACAAAGTAAATTTagtaaaaataaatgaaatttGATTATTTGTCGTTATTGTCATAATCTAAAACACAACCTTTGGAGGCATCAGAGACCAATTGTACATATTTGTATAAGGTACCTCTCTTATATTTCAACTCTGGCCTCTTCCattgtcttcttctttcGGCAAGTTCTTCTTCGGATACAAGAACATCAATAGCATTTTTATCAGCATCAATGACAATTTTATCACCATCCCTAACTAAGCCAATTGGACCGCCTTCGAAAGCTTCTGGAACAATATGGCCGATTAAGAAACCGTGAGAACCGCCAGAGAATCTACCATCAGTCAATAATGCACAATCTTTACCTAAGCCGTAACCCATTAATGCAGAAGATGGCTTCAACATTTCAGGCATACCTGGTCCACCCTTTGGACCTTGATATCTGATAACAACAACGGTTTTTTCGccctttttgatttcaccTTTTTCCAATGCTGTAATgaaatcttcttctctatCATAACACTTTGCTTTACCTTCAAATCTAGTACCTTCTTTGCCGGTAATCTTGGCAACGGAACCCTCTGGAGCCAAAGAacctttcaaaatttgtaAGTGGCCAGTTGCTTTGATAGGATTAGAAACAGGTCTCATAATATCTTGGTTTTCGGATAAACCAGGTAACTCATCAAGATTCTCCTTCATGGTTTTACCTGTAGCGGTCAGTGTAGAACCATCAAGGAAGCCTTCCTTTAGCAAAAACTTCATAATAGCTGGAGTACCTCCCACTTTACCTAAATCAGCCATGACGTGTTTACCAGAAGGTTTGAAATCACCAAGCAATGGAGTTTCGTCGGAtaatttttggaaatcatcGATGGTTAGTTTGATGTTAGCAGAATGTGCAATAGCAATCAAATGTAAGACGGCATTGGTAGAGCCACCAACAGCAATAGTGTACCTAATCGCATTTTCAAATGCGGATCTAGTCATAATATCTCTTGGTTTgatatctttttcaattaagTTCTTAATTGCTAAACCAACATTAGAACATTCttgctttttcaattcCGAAACTGCtggagatgatgaagaaaatggcaGTGACATACCCAAGACTTCTGAGGCTGAAGCTAAAGTATTGGCAGTGTACATACCACCGCAGGCACCTGGACCAGGACATGCGTGTCTAATGACATCTGATCTTTGTTCTTCGGAGAATTCTCcagaaagaaattgacCGTAAGATTGGAAGGCAGAAACGACGTCTAACTGTTTTGGAACACCAGAACAAGTGCCAGATCCTGGTAAGATAGTACCACCATAGACCATTATAGAAGGTCTGTTGTGTCTAGCGAATGCCATTAGAACACCAGGCATGTTTTTATCACAACCAGGAATACCAATGTTAGCATCGTAGTGTTGACCCATGACAATTGTCTCAAAAGAGTCAGCAATAATCTCACGGGATTGAAGGGAGTATCTCATACCAGAGGTACCCATTGAAATACCATCCGAAATACCGATAGTGTTGAAACGCATTCCTTTTAAGCCTGCTTTTTCAACAGAATCTGCACATGCCTTATTTAAATCCATCAAGTGCATATTACAAGGGTTTCCAGACCACCAGCAAGAACCAACACCAACCTGTGCCTTACTGAAATCCTCGTCCTTGAAACCAGTTGCATACAACATGGCTTGGGATGCACCGTTGGATTTAGGTTCAGTAATGATGGAAGAATACTTATTAAACTTCTTTGCCGCTCTTGCAGCAGATGAAAACGCTCTTCTTTGTCTAAGGATGCTCATTGTCTATGTTCTTCTACTAAATACAAGAAGTGTCTGAAAGAGAAGCCAAGAGAAAAGGACATTATTTAATCccttcaaaatcaacactgaaaaaaaaaagagtcaTGAGAGGTGAGAAAAAGCTAgtgaaaatggaaaactcGCCGGTACCGGCTGTTACTGTTGTGGTTTGAATACTTTTGGC
The window above is part of the Pichia kudriavzevii chromosome 1, complete sequence genome. Proteins encoded here:
- a CDS encoding uncharacterized protein (PKUD0A04800; similar to Saccharomyces cerevisiae YJR016C (ILV3); ancestral locus Anc_5.138); protein product: MSILRQRRAFSSAARAAKKFNKYSSIITEPKSNGASQAMLYATGFKDEDFSKAQVGVGSCWWSGNPCNMHLMDLNKACADSVEKAGLKGMRFNTIGISDGISMGTSGMRYSLQSREIIADSFETIVMGQHYDANIGIPGCDKNMPGVLMAFARHNRPSIMVYGGTILPGSGTCSGVPKQLDVVSAFQSYGQFLSGEFSEEQRSDVIRHACPGPGACGGMYTANTLASASEVLGMSLPFSSSSPAVSELKKQECSNVGLAIKNLIEKDIKPRDIMTRSAFENAIRYTIAVGGSTNAVLHLIAIAHSANIKLTIDDFQKLSDETPLLGDFKPSGKHVMADLGKVGGTPAIMKFLLKEGFLDGSTLTATGKTMKENLDELPGLSENQDIMRPVSNPIKATGHLQILKGSLAPEGSVAKITGKEGTRFEGKAKCYDREEDFITALEKGEIKKGEKTVVVIRYQGPKGGPGMPEMLKPSSALMGYGLGKDCALLTDGRFSGGSHGFLIGHIVPEAFEGGPIGLVRDGDKIVIDADKNAIDVLVSEEELAERRRQWKRPELKYKRGTLYKYVQLVSDASKGCVLDYDNNDK
- a CDS encoding uncharacterized protein (PKUD0A04790; similar to Saccharomyces cerevisiae YOL141W (PPM2); ancestral locus Anc_3.15); translation: MKSEVDIYSSVTQKQLEKKNKSKDFPESVKNEKKSKKVVHDLFVQGTNDSSIVSKRSVEILYADKVDENPKHFFQYFVKKSPRRTPVINRGYWIRMKSIRMAIDKIVKQQPHGQRINIINLGCGYDPLPFQLLDDEKNYDVKLFCIDVDFPELIGYKSQMIRMAPELTSLIGEEYDQKTNAPGVTIRTDRYATMGCDLTDKKLYIQQLDSFMANDTATTNIFVAEVSLAYMTPTTANPIIETSSMFNNSHFLILEQLMPSGENHPFAKRMINHFKKMEAPLQCVHTYPTIEDQISRFKSLGYNEVNARDLLGCWELVPPKLRIRVEQVEAFDEWEEFIFFGQHYINLHATNQRGVEVYPFQYKPLYQNLSVTNSKYYFEIQQEVPHIQRKFHSCFELGEAKFLTSGTNQARLADTVSLMSCVHPVHTPSTFKARVSAASITVNNRAFLIGGRRVPGMGIDEVWEFLQNGERYEWRQRNPMNEGRVKHTVTQYEDGVLVYGGSDGNQFSWYDIKSDEWIALDGHSEFHGLESAKLINCNNDIFLLGGKYHICDSESRFEFNSTVYRVEIDLRCRSFRLESVMKHETLARYGFGVFWTGSQVLLIGGVGKKLYNQNDTIVELDLKKRTVRSVPLDDKTWEQNSIIIGSDVVSVDKQAWLVCGGAVCYGFGSVWGKIMGIGIGAEPTKRLEV